Proteins from a genomic interval of Streptococcus oralis:
- a CDS encoding aminotransferase class I/II-fold pyridoxal phosphate-dependent enzyme has translation MKKLDQNQAPIYEALVKLRKKRIVPFDVPGHKRGRGNPELVELLGEKCVGIDVNSMKPLDNLGHPISIIRDAEELAADAFGAAHAFLMIGGTTSSVQTMILSTCKAGDKIILPRNVHKSAINALVLCGAIPIYIEMSVDPKIGIALGLENDRVAQAIKEHPDAKAILINNPTYYGICSDLKGLTEMGHEAGMLVLVDEAHGAHLHFTDKLPLSAMDAGADMAAVSMHKSGGSLTQSSILLIGEQMNPEYVRQIINLTQSTSASYLLMASLDISRRNLALRGKESFEKVIELSEYARREINAIGGYYAYSKELIDGVSVCDFDVTKLSVYTQGIGLTGIEVYDLLRDEYDIQIEFGDIGNILAYISIGDRIQDIERLVGALADIKRLYSRDGKDLIAGEYIQPELVLSPQEAFYSERRSLTLDQSVGQVCGEFVMCYPPGIPILAPGERITREIVDYIQFAKERGCSLQGTEDPEVNRINVIERKEN, from the coding sequence TTGAAGAAGTTAGATCAAAACCAAGCCCCAATTTACGAGGCCTTGGTCAAGCTACGCAAGAAAAGGATTGTTCCCTTTGATGTACCAGGTCACAAACGCGGACGAGGAAATCCAGAACTTGTCGAACTATTAGGAGAAAAATGTGTTGGCATTGATGTCAATTCGATGAAACCCTTGGATAATCTAGGTCATCCCATTTCGATTATTCGGGATGCAGAGGAGCTGGCTGCGGATGCTTTTGGAGCAGCGCATGCCTTTCTCATGATTGGTGGAACAACATCATCTGTTCAAACCATGATTCTTTCCACCTGCAAGGCGGGAGATAAGATTATTCTGCCACGGAACGTTCACAAATCTGCTATCAATGCGCTGGTTCTATGTGGTGCCATTCCCATCTATATCGAGATGAGTGTAGATCCTAAAATCGGCATCGCTTTAGGTCTTGAAAATGACCGTGTTGCCCAGGCCATTAAGGAACATCCAGATGCCAAGGCCATTTTGATTAACAATCCTACTTACTATGGAATTTGTTCAGACCTCAAGGGTTTAACGGAAATGGGTCATGAAGCGGGCATGCTGGTTTTAGTGGATGAAGCCCATGGAGCGCATTTGCATTTTACAGACAAATTGCCACTGTCTGCTATGGATGCTGGCGCTGATATGGCGGCGGTTTCTATGCATAAGTCTGGTGGGAGTTTGACCCAGAGCTCCATCCTTCTTATCGGGGAGCAGATGAATCCTGAGTACGTTCGTCAGATTATCAACCTGACCCAGTCTACATCTGCATCTTACTTACTTATGGCTAGTTTGGATATTTCTCGACGAAACTTGGCTCTTCGTGGAAAAGAGTCTTTTGAGAAAGTTATTGAGCTATCCGAGTATGCTCGTCGTGAAATAAATGCCATAGGTGGCTACTATGCCTACTCAAAAGAGTTGATAGACGGTGTGTCTGTTTGTGATTTTGATGTAACCAAGCTGTCCGTTTACACTCAGGGTATTGGCTTAACAGGGATCGAGGTTTATGATCTCCTACGAGACGAATACGATATTCAGATTGAATTTGGGGATATTGGCAATATATTGGCCTACATTTCAATCGGTGACCGCATCCAAGACATTGAACGTTTAGTTGGTGCTTTAGCTGATATCAAGAGACTCTACTCAAGGGATGGAAAAGATTTGATTGCTGGAGAATATATCCAGCCTGAGTTGGTACTGTCTCCTCAAGAAGCCTTCTATTCAGAGAGAAGAAGTTTGACCCTGGACCAGTCTGTTGGACAAGTCTGTGGGGAATTTGTCATGTGTTACCCTCCAGGCATTCCTATCTTGGCTCCTGGTGAACGCATTACACGTGAAATTGTAGACTATATCCAATTTGCCAAGGAACGTGGTTGCTCTCTCCAAGGGACGGAAGATCCAGAGGTCAATCGCATTAATGTTATTGAGAGAAAGGAGAACTAG
- a CDS encoding saccharopine dehydrogenase family protein, which produces MSRLLVIGCGGVAQVAISKICQDSETFTEIMIASRTKSKCDDLKAKLEGKTSTKIETAALDADKVEEVIALIESYKPEAVLNVALPYQDLTIMDACLATGVHYIDTANYEAEDTEDPEWRAIYEKRCKELGFTAYFDYSWQWAYQEKFKEAGLTALLGSGFDPGVTSVFSAYALKHYFDKIHYIDILDCNGGDHGYPFATNFNPEINLREVSAPGSYWEDGKWVEVEAMSIKREYDFPQVGQKDMYLLHHEEIESLAKNIPGVKRIRFFMTFGQSYLTHMKCLANVGLLRTDTINFNGQDIVPIQFLKALLPDPASLGPRTVGKTNIGCIFTGVKDGVEKTIYIYNVCDHQKCYAEVGSQAISYTTGVPAMIGTKLVINGTWKQPGVYNLEELDPDPFMEALNEYGLPWVVVENPQMVD; this is translated from the coding sequence ATGAGTCGTTTATTAGTTATCGGATGTGGGGGCGTTGCCCAAGTTGCTATTTCAAAGATTTGCCAAGATAGCGAAACCTTTACAGAGATTATGATTGCTAGCCGTACCAAGTCAAAATGTGATGACTTGAAGGCTAAACTGGAAGGCAAAACAAGTACAAAGATTGAGACAGCTGCCCTTGACGCTGACAAGGTTGAAGAAGTGATTGCCTTGATTGAAAGCTACAAGCCAGAAGCCGTTTTGAACGTAGCTTTACCATACCAAGACTTGACCATTATGGACGCTTGTTTAGCGACTGGAGTTCACTATATCGACACAGCTAACTACGAGGCAGAGGATACAGAAGATCCTGAGTGGCGTGCCATCTACGAAAAACGCTGCAAGGAACTTGGTTTTACAGCCTACTTTGATTATTCATGGCAGTGGGCTTATCAGGAGAAATTCAAAGAAGCAGGCTTGACAGCTCTGCTTGGATCTGGTTTTGACCCAGGTGTGACTAGTGTCTTTTCAGCCTATGCTCTCAAACATTACTTTGATAAAATCCACTATATCGACATTTTAGACTGTAATGGTGGTGACCACGGTTATCCATTTGCGACAAACTTTAACCCAGAAATCAATCTCCGCGAGGTTTCTGCACCAGGTTCTTACTGGGAAGATGGAAAATGGGTCGAAGTCGAAGCTATGTCTATCAAGCGTGAGTATGATTTCCCTCAAGTTGGACAAAAAGATATGTATCTCCTTCACCATGAAGAAATCGAATCACTTGCCAAAAACATTCCTGGAGTCAAACGGATACGTTTCTTTATGACCTTTGGTCAATCTTATCTCACGCACATGAAATGCTTGGCAAACGTTGGTCTCCTTCGCACGGATACCATTAACTTTAATGGACAAGACATCGTTCCGATTCAATTCTTAAAAGCTTTGCTTCCAGATCCTGCAAGCCTTGGTCCACGCACGGTTGGTAAAACCAATATCGGTTGTATCTTTACAGGTGTCAAAGATGGCGTTGAAAAGACTATCTATATCTACAATGTTTGCGACCATCAGAAATGTTACGCAGAAGTTGGTTCACAAGCAATTTCTTACACTACAGGCGTTCCAGCTATGATTGGGACAAAATTAGTTATAAACGGTACTTGGAAACAACCTGGAGTTTACAACCTTGAAGAATTGGATCCAGATCCATTCATGGAAGCTTTGAATGAGTATGGCTTACCTTGGGTTGTGGTTGAAAATCCACAAATGGTGGACTAA
- the nspC gene encoding carboxynorspermidine decarboxylase: MKLEHVPTPAYVIDLAKLEANCRILQYVQEEAGCKVLLAQKAYSLYKTYPLISQYLSGTTASGLYEAKLAREEFPGEVHVFAPAFKDADLEELLEITDHIVFNSERQLRKHGPRYRAAGISVGLRLNPQCSTQGDHALYDPCAPGSRFGVTLDKIPSDLLDLVDGLHFHTLCEQGSEDLETTLKAVEAQFGPYLHEVKWLNMGGGHHITREDYDVDLLISEIKRIRETYNLEVYIEPGEAIALNAGYLATEVLDIVENGMEILILDASATCHMPDVLEMPYRPPLRNGFEAQKKAHTYRLSSNTCLTGDVIGDYSFESPVQIGDRLYFEDMAIYSFVKNNTFNGIGLPSLYLMNEQGDCSLVKAFGYQDFKGRLS; the protein is encoded by the coding sequence ATGAAGCTAGAACATGTACCAACACCAGCTTACGTCATTGACTTAGCAAAGTTAGAGGCCAACTGTCGCATTTTACAATATGTACAAGAAGAAGCCGGTTGCAAGGTTTTACTAGCCCAGAAGGCATATTCTCTCTACAAAACCTATCCATTGATTAGCCAGTACCTATCTGGTACAACTGCAAGTGGTCTCTATGAGGCCAAGCTAGCTAGAGAAGAATTCCCGGGGGAAGTCCATGTCTTTGCTCCAGCTTTCAAGGATGCGGACTTGGAGGAATTACTTGAAATTACAGACCATATTGTCTTTAATTCGGAGAGACAGTTGCGTAAACATGGTCCTCGTTATCGAGCGGCTGGTATCAGTGTCGGTTTGCGTCTCAATCCTCAATGTTCAACGCAGGGTGACCACGCGCTTTATGACCCTTGTGCTCCTGGCTCTCGTTTTGGTGTGACACTTGATAAAATCCCTAGTGATTTGTTGGATTTAGTGGATGGTCTTCATTTTCATACCCTTTGCGAGCAAGGTTCAGAGGATTTAGAGACAACTTTGAAAGCAGTAGAAGCGCAGTTTGGTCCTTATTTACATGAGGTAAAATGGCTCAATATGGGTGGCGGACACCACATCACAAGAGAAGATTATGATGTAGATTTGCTGATTTCTGAAATCAAGCGTATCCGAGAAACTTACAACCTTGAAGTCTATATCGAGCCGGGTGAAGCCATTGCGCTCAATGCGGGTTATCTAGCAACTGAAGTATTGGATATTGTCGAAAACGGTATGGAGATCTTGATTTTAGACGCCTCTGCGACCTGCCATATGCCTGATGTACTTGAGATGCCCTATCGTCCACCTTTGAGAAATGGATTTGAGGCGCAGAAAAAAGCCCATACTTATAGACTTTCTTCCAATACCTGCCTGACGGGAGATGTGATTGGCGATTATAGCTTTGAAAGTCCAGTTCAAATAGGAGACAGACTTTATTTTGAAGATATGGCCATTTATTCTTTTGTTAAAAATAATACCTTTAACGGTATTGGCTTGCCAAGTCTCTATCTTATGAACGAGCAGGGGGACTGCAGCTTAGTCAAAGCCTTCGGCTATCAAGACTTTAAAGGGAGATTATCATGA
- the speE gene encoding polyamine aminopropyltransferase, whose amino-acid sequence MDLWFSEVHTPDVKLSLRTAKQLYAGKSEWQDIEVLDTPAFGKILILNGHVLFSDADDFVYNEMTVHVPMAVHPNPKKVLVIGGGDGGVAQVLTLYPELEQIDIVEPDEMLVEVCREYFPDFAAGLDDPRVTIYYQNGLRFLRNCEDDYDIIINDATDPFGHTEGLFTKEFYGNSFRALKEDGIMIYQHGSPFFDEDESACRSMHRKVNQAFPISRVYQAHIPTSPAGYWLFGFASKKYHPVKDFDKEGWKKRQLFTEYYTANLHVGAFMLPKYVEDILEEEEGKK is encoded by the coding sequence ATGGATTTATGGTTTTCTGAAGTTCATACTCCAGATGTGAAATTGTCCCTGAGAACCGCCAAGCAACTCTACGCTGGTAAAAGTGAATGGCAGGATATCGAAGTTTTGGATACACCAGCTTTTGGAAAGATATTGATCTTAAATGGGCATGTCTTGTTTTCAGATGCAGATGATTTTGTTTACAATGAAATGACCGTCCACGTACCCATGGCTGTCCATCCTAATCCTAAGAAAGTATTGGTTATTGGGGGTGGTGACGGTGGTGTTGCCCAAGTATTAACCCTCTATCCTGAACTGGAACAAATCGATATTGTGGAACCAGATGAGATGCTAGTTGAGGTTTGTCGTGAGTATTTCCCAGATTTTGCCGCAGGGCTAGACGATCCTCGTGTTACCATTTACTACCAAAATGGGCTACGCTTTTTGCGAAACTGCGAGGATGATTACGATATTATCATCAACGATGCGACAGATCCATTTGGACATACGGAAGGGCTCTTTACCAAGGAATTTTACGGAAACAGTTTCAGGGCCTTGAAAGAAGACGGAATCATGATCTATCAGCATGGTAGTCCTTTCTTTGACGAAGATGAGTCAGCTTGCCGAAGCATGCACCGCAAGGTCAATCAAGCATTTCCAATCAGTCGGGTTTATCAGGCCCATATCCCAACCAGTCCAGCGGGCTATTGGTTGTTTGGATTTGCATCGAAAAAATACCACCCTGTCAAAGATTTTGACAAGGAAGGCTGGAAAAAACGCCAGCTTTTCACAGAATACTACACTGCAAACTTACATGTGGGAGCCTTTATGTTGCCCAAGTATGTAGAGGACATTTTAGAAGAAGAGGAAGGAAAAAAATGA